The Zalophus californianus isolate mZalCal1 chromosome X, mZalCal1.pri.v2, whole genome shotgun sequence genome window below encodes:
- the NUP62CL gene encoding nucleoporin-62 C-terminal-like protein: MLFTSMSNASTSAAATGLSFGTPATSTGTFGGITLGFGLKFPGADGAAHTASTTASTTTTTTVTTTTTTTTTTSGFTFNLRSLTSSGINNIVPVGINSLPFTSTVNAIVTPVMTYGQLEGLINKWSLDLEDQEKYFLHQSAQVNAWDRTLIENGEKITTLHGEVEKVKLDQRRLEQELDFILSQQKELEDLLTPLEEFVKDQSGSAYLQHADEEHGKTYKLAENIDAQLKRMAQDLKDIIEHLNTFGSPADTTDPLQQICKILNAHMDSLQWINRNSGMLQRKVEEVTQVFEDHRRAEQEHNIRIAFD, translated from the exons ATGCTGTTTACTTCAATGTCAAACGCTTCTACTTCTGCTGCTGCTACTGGGCTCTCTT TTGGCACTCCAGCAACTTCGACTGGAACATTTGGTGGCATAACTTTGGGATTTGGATTAAAATTCCCTGGAGCAGATGGAGCAGCTCATACTGCTTCTA CTACAGCATCAACGACGaccaccaccactgtcaccaccaccaccactactaccacAACCACCAGTGGCTTTACCTTCAACCTAAGGTCACTGACATCATCTGGGATTAATAACATTGTTCCAGTCGGTATTAATTCCCTACCATTTACTTCGACTGTTAA tgcaattgtaactCCCGTGATGACATATGGTCAGCTGGAGGGTCTGATAAACAAATGGAGCCTTGATTTAGAGGATCAAGAGAAGTACTTTCTTCACCAGTCCGCTCAGGTCAATGCTTGGGACCGTACATTGATTGAAAATGGTGAGAAG ATTACTACTTTACATGGAGAAGTGGAAAAAGTGAAACTGGATCAGCGGAG gctggAACAAGAATTGGATTTTATCCTGTCACAGCAGAAGGAACTGGAAGATCTCTTGACCCCTTTAGAGGAGTTTGTGAAGGACCAGAGTGGGTCTGCTTATCTGCAGCATGCAGATGAGGAGCATGGAAAGAC TTACAAATTAGCAGAAAATATAGATGCTCAGCTGAAACGAATGGCCCAAGATCTCAAGGACATTATCGAGCACCTGAATACATTTGGAAGTCCTGCTGACACTACTGACCCG CTTCAGCAGATCTGCAAGATCCTGAATGCTCATATGGACTCTCTACAGTGGATTAATCGGAATTCAG